From the genome of Leptodactylus fuscus isolate aLepFus1 chromosome 1, aLepFus1.hap2, whole genome shotgun sequence, one region includes:
- the IL31RA gene encoding interleukin-31 receptor subunit alpha: MMFCCLPWLLLVAAAQITDANIAVQGKISPTQKFVRKGCDVTFYCTLNVTGLIEDVTWNVSTEHWIPGIVNDMVSKVTIPNLSADTMKVTCSVHISSLQLLDEVNVQSGYPPEAPKNISCIYFHKQNVTCSWNPGRDPKIPTDLQLTVPGDTKEKCSGAANSCSFLFNRELFRREFNVQLELKNGLGNATRQFRVNTTKIVKMDPPEILSLETSPGEEPTLSISWRRPTLAPEELGVKCSLRYRELQEDQWDYTSDLYMEKEKEMSYNLSGLHVYAEYVVSLRCIGSSGQVWWSDWSGEHTGRTAEQAPLHSVELWRSISCTGHTRQVYLRWKESSSVRSPGVTLGYNIQWYPEDRLSDTRNNTTRGNEMILNITQAAHIISVTHFNSAGWSPKATLRIPAVGEKHRQVISSVQISTAPSEDTTVTWTVTDSHFHRFVLDWCIDSGVGLCNLSFQYVENSSKWTIKKGILEPYKRYKISVYPLREDRTEAPYTRYFYVKEGAPLQGPNAKVEKQERTEVTIRWDPLRPDQTNGFITAFSIVYKPRNGHETVVTVNSDVYEYSLCSLMPNTLYSAYVVASTSAGNTSGNHIQFHTVGASSEYIGAVSGVLVTCLLLLLVLGITYKRKREKIKNLLWPQVPDPSDSSISGWPSDWLQVVQLLNPEWTEGALHSGDLHILHSVYVNDKIDRALLLPDLWGSSDTVVSMDESSIVLHYAATETCPEPVASTLLLNSDSCPLVVRSSYSQSSLHEGRFTAAGGAPPSPDLLHEDGTATVNPYLKNSVRTREVLM; encoded by the exons ATGCCAACATCGCAGTACAAGGCAAAATATCACCAACGCAGAAATTTGTCCGGAAAGGATGTGACGTCACTTTTTACTGTACACTGAACGTTACGGGTCTAATAGAAGATGTGACTTGGAATGTGAGCACAGAGCACTGGATCCCTGGTATTGTCAATGACATGGTCAGTAAGGTCACCATACCCAACCTTTCCGCCGACACCATGAAGGTGACATGCTCGGTTCATATATCCAGCCTGCAGCTACTGGATGAAGTCAACGTACAGAGCGGAT ATCCACCAGAAGCTCCCAAAAATATTTCCTGTATTTATTTCCACAAACAAAATGTCACCTGTAGCTGGAATCCCGGACGAGACCCCAAAATCCCCACAGACCTGCAACTGACTGT GCCCGGGGATACCAAAGAGAAGTGTTCAGGGGCCGCAAATTCCTGCTCTTTCCTCTTTAACCGCGAACTGTTCAGACGTGAATTTAATGTACAACTGGAGCTAAAGAACGGACTGGGCAATGCAACGCGTCAATTCAGAGTGAATACAACAAAGATAG TGAAAATGGATCCTCCTGAGATTCTTTCGTTGGAGACATCTCCAGGTGAAGAGCCAACGTTGTCAATATCCTGGAGAAGACCGACCCTGGCACCTGAAGAACTAGGAGTGAAATGTAGCCTACGTTACAGAGAACTACAGGAGGATCAGTGG GACTACACCTCTGACCTGTACATGGAGAAAGAGAAGGAGATGAGCTACAACCTCAGCGGGCTCCATGTCTATGCAGAGTATGTGGTTTCTCTAAGGTGCATTGGGAGCAGTGGTCAGGTGTGGTGGAGCGACTGGAGTGGAGAACACACAGGAAGGACAGCAGAACAGG CTCCGCTGCACAGTGTAGAACTCTGGAGATCGATCAGCTGCACAGGGCATACAAGACAGGTGTATCtgagatggaag gAAAGTTCCAGTGTCCGATCCCCTGGAGTCACACTGGGCTACAATATTCAGTGGTATCCTGAGGACAGATTGTCTGACACCAGGAATAATACCACAAGAGGCAATGAAATGATATTAAATATTACACAGGCGGCTCATATCATATCCGTGACGCATTTCAACTCTGCCGGATGGTCCCCGAAGGCCACATTGAGGATCCCGGCCGTCGGAGAGAAGC ATCGGCAAGTCATCTCCAGTGTCCAGATATCTACGGCACCCTCTGAAGACACCACTGTGACCTGGACGGTTACCGATTCACACTTCCATAGATTTGTGCTGGACTGGTGCATCGATTCTGGAGTCGGCCTATGTAACCTATCCTTTCAGTACGTGGAGAATTCCTCAAAATGGACCATCAAGAAAG GAATCCTGGAGCCTTATAAACGTTACAAGATTTCGGTTTACCCCCTACGAGAGGATCGAACAGAAGCTCCGTATACCAGATATTTCTATGTGAAGGAAGGAG CTCCCCTTCAGGGTCCTAATGCCAAAGTAGAGAAACAGGAAAGGACTGAAGTGACAATAAGATGGGACCCGCTCAGACCGGACCAGACAAACGGCTTCATCACTGCGTTCAGTATCGTCTACAAGCCTCGtaatggacatgaaactg TCGTTACAGTGAATAGTGACGTCTATGAATATTCTCTGTGCTCACTGATGCCAAACACCCTGTACAGCGCCTATGTAGTAGCGAGCACCAGCGCCGGGAACACAAGCGGAAAccacatacagttccacacagtGGGAGCGA GCAGTGAGTACATTGGAGCGGTGTCTGGAGTGCTGGTGACGTGTTTACTGCTGCTGCTAGTGCTGGGGATTACCTATAAACGCAAGAGAGAGAA gatCAAAAATCTGTTATGGCCGCAAGTCCCTGATCCGTCCGACAGCAGCATCTCCGGATGGCCGTCAGACTGGCTGCAG GTGGTTCAGTTACTGAATCCGGAGTGGACAGAGGGGGCGCTTCACTCCGGAGACCTCCATATTCTACATTCAGTGTATGTAAACGATAAGATAGACAGAGCGCTTCTACTCCCTGACCTGTGGGGGAGCTCCGACACCGTGGTATCCATGGATGAGTCCTCCATAGTGTTGCATTATGCTGCGACGGAGACCTGCCCCGAGCCTGTAGCTTCTACACTGCTACTCAACTCTGACtcatgccccctagtggtgagaaGTAGTTACTCCCAGTCATCGTTACATGAAGGACGATTTACAGCAGCTGGGGGGGCGCCACCGAGCCCTGACCTGCTCCATGAGGACGGCACTGCAACGGTTAACCCATACCTGAAAAATTCTGTGAGGACCAGAGAAGTGTTAATGTAA
- the IL6ST gene encoding interleukin-6 receptor subunit beta — translation MKPHSVLCVLWTLIVTADGCSMTSCTHVTPQSPVVELGTDLTAFCILNETCLEKQSCVVTSRELFWKVGTMVIPESQYTQVNDSVSSVTFQPTLTMHNILFCSMKMFGQTEITLHGIFFTLGYPPEKPKNLSCICYSGKTLTCSWESGRPTIIPTTYTLKQYWTLDTRTACVTEDKSSCTLHYPDFILHIDTTFLVEAVNDLGSAESSAIVFDIIDVVKPDPPEILTVTPVLQKTLKIDWKNPMDYLRYKLRYRPIDSPEWSEVPPEDLENTRSSFILQGLESYTTYNISMRCKPKKAGFWSEWSQEYTSTTSESAPSRGPELWRKIGKTDSEGKRTVKLMWKDLKSHANGKILGYNVTVRRGPEVINSFTVESRTCTITVPRESCEVLLTAYNSQGSSPPSSLIIPACTDQKVIQPADLNFKAFSQDGLLGVEWTPLGKALGYVIEWCNNSESMDCDVEWQREQSNVVRTFLRGDIKPFVYYLIRLNPLYRDGQERSSTVGTYLRQGAPEEGPIIQTKSTGKTWVTLTWKPIPLKKQNGVITNYTIKYGDNNSPSKVVTVGANVTEYMLKSLAARTAYSVIVTANTEKGSKAGLPLSFTTLQFDSGEVEAIVVSSCLGFLVSVLILCFLFCNKREQIKKHLWPSVPDPSKSNIAQWSPQTPSRHESKQHPFQDGPITDVSVVQITAGKEKSYSDQDLLSEDVIKKNTSEGLSSGIGGSSCLSSPQTSVSGSDGISCAQNTSSTVQYSTVIMGGYQGQTPMFSRSESTQPLLISEERPDEQQPQTPEEETQPPSQYFKQNFTQEDGGKNQEPPPPSAPIQEPAAATQVLHLAGFSHGHDNLNFTDSQSQEDAPSDEQKTYLPQGVRQGGYLPQ, via the exons ATGAAGCCACATTCTGttctctgtgtcctctggacgctcATCGTTACTGCAG ATGGATGTTCGATGACTTCCTGCACCCATGTCACCCCCCAGTCTCCCGTGGTGGAGCTGGGCACCGACCTTACAGCGTTCTGCATCCTGAACGAGACCTGTCTAGAGAAGCAGAGCTGCGTCGTCACCTCCAGAGAATTATTCTGGAAGGTGGGCACCATGGTGATACCGGAGAGTCAGTACACGCAGGTCAATGACTCTGTCTCCAGTGTGACGTTCCAGCCCACCCTGACCATGCACAACATTCTCTTCTGCTCCATGAAGATGTTCGGACAGACGGAGATCACTCTCCACGGCATTTTCTTCACCTTGGGCT ATCCTCCAGAGAAGCCGAAGAACCTGAGCTGTATCTGTTATAGTGGGAAGACCCTGACCTGCTCATGGGAGTCCGGGAGGCCCACCATAATACCCACCACATACACCCTGAAGCAGTACTG GACGTTGGACACTCGCACAGCATGTGTAACAGAAGACAAGAGTTCCTGTACGTTGCATTACCCAGACTTTATCCTTCACATTGACACTACGTTCCTGGTGGAAGCCGTAAATGACCTGGGGAGCGCGGAGTCCAGCGCCATTGTCTTCGATATTATTGACGTTG TGAAGCCGGATCCTCCTGAAATCCTGACTGTGACGCCGGTGCTGCAAAAAACTCTGAAAATCGATTGGAAAAATCCCATGGATTATCTGAGATACAAACTGCGATACCGGCCCATAGACAGCCCTGAATGGAGCGAG GTCCCACCAGAAGATCTAGAAAATACCAGAAGTTCATTCATTCTGCAGGGCCTGGAGTCATATACGACCTACAACATCAGTATGCGCTGTAAGCCCAAAAAAGCGGGATTCTGGAGTGAATGGAGCCAGGAGTATACAAGCACCACCTCCGAGTCCG CACCATCTCGAGGTCCAGAGCTTTGGAGAAAGATCGGCAAAACGGACTCTGAAGGGAAAAGAACTGTGAAGCTTATGTGGAAG GACTTAAAGTCTCATGCGAATGGCAAAATCCTGGGATACAACGTGACCGTGAGGCGAGGCCCTGAAGTGATCAACTCATTCACTGTGGAGAGTCGCACATGTACTATTACCGTGCCCAGAGAGTCCTGTGAGGTTCTCCTGACTGCATACAACAGCCAGGgctcctctcctccatcctcacTCATCATCCCAGCCTGTACAGATCAAAAAG TCATACAGCCGGCAGATCTGAATTTTAAAGCATTTTCCCAAGACGGACTTCTCGGGGTGGAGTGGACGCCATTGGGGAAAGCGCTGGGTTATGTAATTGAGTGGTGCAATAATTCCGAGTCTATGGACTGTGACGTTGAGTGGCAGAGGGAGCAGAGTAACGTGGTGAGAACGTTTCTCAGAG GTGACATAAAACCTTTCGTCTATTACCTGATCAGACTGAACCCGCTGTATAGAGACGGGCAGGAGAGATCCAGCACGGTGGGCACTTACCTGCGGCAAGGAG CTCCTGAAGAAGGGCCCATCATCCAGACAAAATCCACCGGGAAGACGTGGGTCACCCTGACCTGGAAACCCATACCTCTAAAAAAACAGAATGGCGTCATCACAAATTACACCATAAAATATGGAGATAATAACAGCCCCTCCAAAG TTGTCACAGTTGGTGCGAATGTAACGGAGTACATGCTGAAGTCCTTAGCTGCGAGAACGGCGTACAGTGTCATTGTCACCGCCAACACCGAGAAAGGCAGCAAGGCCGGGCTCCCGCTCAGCTTCACCACCCTGCAGTTTG ACAGTGGCGAGGTGGAGGCCATCGTGGTGTCGTCCTGCCTCGGCTTTCTGGTGTCCGTCCTCATCCTCTGCTTCCTGTTTTGTAATAAGAGAGAGCA GATTAAAAAGCACCTTTGGCCCAGTGTTCCAGATCCTTCTAAGAGTAACATTGCGCAGTGGTCGCCGCAGACTCCCAGCCGG CACGAATCCAAGCAGCACCCGTTTCAGGACGGACCAATCACCGATGTCAGCGTGGTACAAATAACCGCGGGCAAGGAGAAGTCCTACAGCGACCAGGACCTGCTGTCTGAGGACGTGATAAAGAAGAACACGTCGGAGGGCCTGAGCAGCGGCATCGGAGGCTCCTCCTGCTTATCTTCACCGCAGACGAGCGTCTCCGGCAGCGACGGCATTTCCTGCGCGCAGAACACGTCCAGTACCGTGCAGTATTCAACCGTTATTATGGGCGGTTACCAGGGTCAGACGCCGATGTTCTCCAGGTCAGAGTCCACCCAGCCGCTGCTCATCTCGGAGGAGAGACCCGATGAGCAGCAGCCGCAGACCCCAGAAGAGGAGACCCAACCCCCCAGCCAGTATTTTAAGCAAAATTTTACTCAGGAAGACGGAGGCAAAAATCAGGAGCCTCCCCCACCTTCAGCCCcgatacaggagccggcggcagcgactCAGGTCCTGCATCTCGCTGGGTTCAGTCACGGCCATGACAATCTGAACTTTACTGACAGTCAGTCACAAGAAGACGCTCCGAGTGATGAGCAAAAGACTTATTTACCTCAAGGTGTAAGACAAGGAGGTTACTTACCCCAATAG